A genomic stretch from Peromyscus eremicus chromosome 6, PerEre_H2_v1, whole genome shotgun sequence includes:
- the Prss48 gene encoding serine protease 48, whose protein sequence is MGPAVPVVLLLILLGSCQYSFTKKKSLQSVCGRPVYHGRIVGGQAAALGRWPWQVSLQVDQTHICGGSLISDRWVLTAAHCVKKTWYALFYTVWLGSIDVNYSSKGKEFYVSRIVIYPKRDGFLDGDIALLRLSSRVTFTDVILPICLPNASKQHTLPASCWVTGWGQNKEGHYPSTLQEVEVPMVTREACEKLYNPIGAFVPELERVIKEDALCAGDIREEKDSCRGDSGGPLSCHTDGVWTQIGVVSWGLECGKNLPGVYANVTYYQKWIRAIISRARGLGGDYVTSCSLLSLALLGSS, encoded by the exons ATGGGCCCTGCTGTCCCCGTGGTCCTGCTGCTGATTTTGCTAG ggtCTTGCCAATACTcttttaccaaaaagaaaagttTGCAATCAG TGTGTGGACGACCTGTATACCATGGACGCATTGTGGGTGGCCAGGCTGCTGCTTTGGGCCGCTGGCCTTGGCAGGTCAGCCTGCAGGTTGACCAGACCCACATTTGTGGAGGTTCCCTCATCAGCGACCGCTGGGTACTGACGGCAGCACACTGCGTAAAAAA gacctgGTATGCTCTTTTCTACACTGTGTGGCTTGGATCCATTGATGTAAACTACTCAAGTAAAGGCAAGGAATTCTATGTGTCCAGAATCGTCATCTATCCCAAACGGGACGGTTTTTTAGATGGAGACATTGCCCTGCTCAGACTGTCTTCCCGGGTCACCTTCACAGATGTCATTCTGCCCATTTGCTTGCCCAATGCCTCAAAGCAGCATACACTCCCAGCTTCTTGCTGGGTGACTGGATGGGGACAAAATAAGGAAG GTCATTACCCTTCTACCCTCCAAGAAGTTGAAGTACCCATGGTTACCAGAGAGGCCTGCGAAAAACTGTACAACCCTATCGGCGCATTCGTCCCAGAACTGGAGCGGGTCATCAAGGAGGATGCACTCTGTGCTGGTGATATTCGGGAGGAGAAGGACAGCTGCAGG GGCGATTCTGGAGGGCCTCTTTCATGTCACACCGATGGTGTCTGGACCCAGATAGGTGTGGTGAGCTGGGGTTTGGAATGTGGCAAAAATCTTCCTGGAGTCTACGCCAACGTGACCTACTATCAAAAATGGATCAGGGCCATTATCTCAAGAGCTCGGGGCTTGGGTGGTGATTACGTGACTTCTTGTTCTCTACTTTCTCTGGCTCTCCTGGGATCCTCCTGA